One genomic region from Kineobactrum salinum encodes:
- a CDS encoding phage/plasmid replication domain-containing protein: MLWKEGVDVRPMMSKPTFYRHRSELLPLGIDIALPNEQVECEIIPLFRKSPADQSVFRMGYQRVWSINRE; encoded by the coding sequence TTGCTCTGGAAGGAGGGCGTTGATGTACGCCCGATGATGAGCAAACCAACATTTTATCGGCACCGTTCCGAGTTGCTGCCTTTGGGCATCGATATCGCACTCCCGAATGAACAGGTTGAGTGCGAGATCATCCCTCTTTTTCGCAAGTCACCGGCAGACCAGTCGGTATTCCGGATGGGCTATCAAAGGGTCTGGTCTATCAATCGAGAGTAG
- a CDS encoding phage/plasmid replication protein, II/X family — MIDWLDLLSLASTTHTSRTGHVILPAENLNMTCRSGCRPPVLTSENVVRSQGGDGEGRTELYISGNPAKFLQGHNVFGCELVCDLAAGVVRKILDTVGISSDLRWPKLQG, encoded by the coding sequence ATGATTGATTGGCTTGACTTGTTATCCCTTGCCTCCACGACCCATACCAGCCGGACGGGTCATGTCATTTTGCCAGCGGAGAACTTGAATATGACGTGCCGAAGCGGATGCAGGCCACCGGTACTTACGAGCGAAAATGTGGTCCGGAGCCAGGGCGGAGACGGGGAGGGAAGAACTGAACTTTATATTTCCGGCAACCCCGCCAAATTTTTACAGGGGCACAACGTCTTTGGCTGCGAGCTGGTCTGCGATCTGGCGGCGGGCGTTGTTCGCAAGATCCTCGACACCGTTGGTATTTCATCTGATTTACGGTGGCCCAAGCTTCAAGGGTAA
- a CDS encoding zonular occludens toxin domain-containing protein codes for MVSGNLHSGATIVIDEAWRLWPAGTRANAMLEQHKSFLAEHRHMVSEDGRSTEVVIVTQDLSQLASYPRSLVALRIALQKWISSARARVSASMCMKAL; via the coding sequence CTGGTTTCAGGAAACCTTCACTCCGGGGCTACTATCGTGATCGATGAAGCGTGGCGACTCTGGCCCGCGGGGACTCGCGCTAACGCAATGCTGGAACAGCACAAGTCGTTCCTTGCTGAACATCGGCATATGGTCTCGGAAGACGGTCGCAGTACTGAAGTTGTCATAGTGACTCAGGATTTGTCACAGCTCGCGAGTTATCCCCGTTCCCTTGTTGCTCTACGTATCGCACTACAAAAATGGATATCATCGGCGCGAGCAAGAGTTTCCGCGTCGATGTGTATGAAGGCGCTGTGA
- a CDS encoding phage/plasmid replication domain-containing protein, producing the protein MPVADGEGADSGGTVYHGKQSRRHTLKFYCKAEELEAGEKHKLPAELEKTLLKSSRKHCCGLN; encoded by the coding sequence ATCCCGGTCGCGGATGGGGAGGGCGCAGACTCTGGCGGGACGGTGTATCACGGTAAGCAATCGCGTCGTCACACCCTGAAATTTTATTGCAAAGCGGAAGAATTGGAAGCGGGTGAAAAACACAAGCTGCCTGCTGAGTTGGAAAAAACCCTATTAAAGAGTTCGCGGAAACATTGCTGCGGGCTGAATTAA